The Punica granatum isolate Tunisia-2019 chromosome 4, ASM765513v2, whole genome shotgun sequence genome has a window encoding:
- the LOC116202257 gene encoding dirigent protein 23 encodes MAMSAAILVLALQMMALRSWAQRTASPAPGWAQRLETGTGTMTNLQFYFHDTFSGSNPSAVRVAEARDTDNSLTLFGALVMVDDPLTEGISPSSKLVGRGQGLYGSAGQSEVAFLMAMSFCFLDGVYNGSCLSVLGKNAALNYEREMPIVGGTGLLRFARGYALAQTQMANPINGDAIVWYNVTVFN; translated from the coding sequence ATGGCAATGTCAGCTGCAATCCTAGTACTTGCTCTGCAAATGATGGCACTCCGATCATGGGCTCAGAGAACAGCCTCCCCAGCCCCGGGATGGGCGCAGAGGCTCGAGACCGGAACTGGGACAATGACCAACCTCCAGTTCTACTTCCATGATACATTCagcggctcaaacccaagtGCAGTTCGGGTTGCTGAGGCACGGGACACCGACAATTCCCTCACGCTGTTTGGGGCGCTAGTAATGGTGGATGACCCACTCACCGAGGGGATAAGCCCGAGCTCGAAGCTGGTGGGACGGGGGcaaggactgtacgggtctgCAGGGCAGAGTGAGGTGGCCTTCCTCATGGCAATGAGCTTCTGTTTCCTGGACGGCGTGTACAACGGAAGCTGCCTCAGTGTCTTGGGCAAGAATGCGGCGCTGAACTATGAGCGAGAGATGCCGATTGTGGGAGGGACAGGGCTCCTCCGGTTCGCCCGTGGGTACGCTCTCGCGCAGACACAGATGGCGAACCCCATTAATGGTGATGCCATTGTCTGGTACAATGTCACCGTATTTAACTAG
- the LOC116202255 gene encoding probable amidase At4g34880, translated as MTSESRPSSFLLSLCMLLLLAPSVRPRTVKAQWSIPIKEATITDIRLAFKQNKLTSRQLTQFYLGQIQKLNSILNGVIEINPDALYQADNADRERHAKGPSHYGSLPGLHGIPILLKDNIGTKDRLNTTAGSFALLRSVVARDAGVVAELRQAGAVILGKASMSEWAAFRSVNAPNGWSARGGQGKNPYVLSADPCGSSSGSAISVAANLAAVSLGTETDGSILCPSSANSVVAIKPTVGLTSRAGVIPVNPRQDTIGPITRTVTDAVYVLDAIAGFDYNDPATREASKYIPKDGYAQFLKPHGLRGKRVGIVRDPFFNFDNSPSQLSQAQTFKQHFQSLRQGGAVLIDNLKIDNIDTILNPTLSGEAAASVAEFKISLNLYLRDLVSSPVRSLADVIAFNQKNSELEMLDQFGQDIFLAAESTNGIGDQEKAAVLNIAQLTRNGLVKLMYTYKLDAIVTPGYQISPALAIGGFPGISVPAGYDSKGVPFGICFSGLKGSEPTLIEIAYGFEQATKIRKAPSFQP; from the exons ATGACTTCTGAGTCTCGGCCAAGTTCGTTTCTGCTGTCGCTTTGTATGCTGCTTCTCCTGGCACCATCGGTCAGGCCACGGACTGTCAAGGCCCAATGGAGCATCCCGATCAAGGAAGCGACCATTACGGATATCCGCCTCGCGTTCAAGCAAAACAAGCTCACTTCCCGGCAGCTCACCCAGTTCTACCTCGGGCAGATCCAGAAGCTCAACTCGATCCTCAACGGAGTCATAGAGATCAACCCCGACGCACTTTACCAGGCCGACAATGCTGATCGGGAACGTCATGCCAAGGGACCTTCTCATTACGGCTCTTTGCCCGGTTTACATGGGATCCCGATCCTTCTTAAGGATAATATCGGTACGAAGGACAGGCTCAACACCACTGCTGGCTCCTTTGCGCTGCTCAGGTCAGTCGTGGCTCGGGACGCTGGCGTTGTGGCTGAGTTGAGACAGGCTGGTGCAGTTATACTGGGGAAGGCAAGCATGAGTGAGTGGGCTGCGTTCCGGTCAGTCAATGCACCAAACGGATGGAGTGCTAGAGGTGGACAGGGCAAG AATCCTTATGTTCTGTCAGCAGATCCTTGCGGCTCGAGCAGTGGATCTGCAATATCCGTGGCAGCAAATTTGGCAGCAGTTTCATTAGGAACTGAGACTGACGGGTCGATACTTTGTCCCTCAAGTGCCAATTCTGTAGTAGCCATTAAGCCCACTGTTGGCCTGACAAGCCGTGCTGGGGTTATTCCTGTGAATCCCCGACAGGACACTATTGG GCCAATTACGAGGACGGTTACAGATGCTGTTTATGTTCTAGATGCCATTGCAGGGTTTGACTACAATGATCCTGCAACACGCGAGGCATCGAAGTACATTCCTAAAGATGGATATGCCCAGTTCCTTAAACCTCATGGGCTCAGAGGGAAGCGAGTTGGCATAGTGAGAGATCCCTTCTTCAATTTCGACAATAGCCCAAGCCAACTCAGCCAAGCTCAGACTTTCAAGCAGCATTTCCAATCTCTGAG GCAAGGAGGTGCAGTCCTAATAGATAACCTGAAGATAGACAACATCGATACCATACTGAACCCCACCCTTAGTGGTGAGGCAGCAGCATCTGTGGCGGAGTTTAAGATATCCCTGAATTTGTACCTCAGGGATCTCGTATCTTCCCCTGTTCGGTCCTTGGCGGATGTGATAGCCTTCAACCAAAAGAACTCGGAGTTG GAGATGCTCGATCAGTTTGGACAGGATATCTTTCTAGCAGCTGAATCAACAAATGGGATCGGTGACCAAGAGAAGGCGGCTGTGCTGAATATCGCTCAACTAACCAGAAATGGCTTGGTAAAGTtgatgtatacatataaactAGATGCTATAGTGACTCCAGGATATCAAATCTCCCCTGCTCTTGCAATCGGGGGATTCCCCGGGATAAGTGTTCCTGCAGGATATGACAGCAAGGGCGTCCCATTCGGCATTTGCTTCAGCGGCCTGAAGGGTTCGGAGCCCACACTGATCGAGATCGCTTATGGATTTGAGCAGGCTACTAAGATCAGGAAGGCCCCCAGCTTTCAACCTTGA
- the LOC116202254 gene encoding translocase of chloroplast 120, chloroplastic-like translates to MDNTAAEVSGGLEERAKEQVAAMAREAEVNEGEEVFEEAMDSQVEELKADSLAGNVSPEEAVKSSADVPSGVSDGNSGVEPEGEKFEEAIGTPTLVENNGLLSADATEVEVLSNSGDVGGTEVANVEDEGGTEGVVTANRGFDGTGEEDAKLITEAVSEEEKKNVLSGAEEEASNIVHEQIENLEAVPDKLEIEEPGRTAEEENPVEGNKVIGLGNTDLGKEFLLNDDQGDRLSEGKLEAEGIKVSGLGNDDLDRVSRAEIPSNDDQDDWLNEGKMEAAGLLDANPDQQVNLDGNYTMGLVDEKAAFETEINGHVNGESSSAPIDLDLGSRGLNGEEQNDVPSTFDAEHQGPGGVNGDVKDASAATGNHDEETHEQHDAVSADTPVAVVEGTATLEIGSSAAMEESLDEKSEKILDGETVVLAKEESVGSQPATADGNVHEKRETRASVDKLEKKDLKDDEVTEQVQKEREIQPAAGMTSSSTKSANHASAAPTPAPAPAPAPAPAAAPARPAGLGRAAPLLEPAPRAAAQQSRVNGAVSHMQAQQIEEAGNGEAEEHDETREKLQMIRVKFLRLAHRLGQTPHNVVVAQVLYRLGLAEQLRGRNGGRVGAFSFDRASAMAEQLEASGQEPLDFSCTIMVLGKTGVGKSATINSIFDEMKFSTDAFDMGTKKVQDVVGTVQGIKVRVIDTPGLLPSWTDQRHNEKVLHSVKRFIKKTPPDIVLYLDRLDMQSRDLSDMPLLRTITEIFGPSIWFNAIVVLTHAASAPPDGPNGTASSYEMFVTQRSHVVQQAIRQAAGDMRLMNPVSLVENHSACRTNRAGQRVLPNGQVWKPHLLLLSFASKILAEANALLKLQDSPPGKPFTARSRAPPLPFLLSSLLQPRPQLKLPDEQFGDEDGVDDDLDESSDSEEESEYDELPPFKRLTKAQLAKLSRAQKKAYFDELEYREKLFMKKQLKEERRRRRMMKKMAAAAKDQPAEYGENVEEESGGAASVPVPMPDLALPASFDSDNPTHRYRYLDTSNQWLVRPVLETHGWDHDVGYEGINAERLFVVKDKLPISFSGQVTKDKKDANVQMELASSIKHGEGKATSLGFDMQTVGKDLAYTLRSETRFSNYRRNKAAAGLSVTLLNDALSAGFKVEDKWIVNKWFRLLVTGGAIISRGDIAYGGSLDATLRDKDYPLGRSLFTLGLSVMDWHGDLAIGGNIQSQFPIGRFTNLIARANLNNRGAGQVSIRVNSSEQLQIALLGLIPLFQKLLDYRQQVQFGQ, encoded by the coding sequence ATGGATAACACAGCTGCGGAGGTTTCTGGGGGTTTAGAGGAGAGAGCAAAGGAGCAGGTTGCCGCGATGGCGAGAGAAGCCGAGGTTAATGAAGGGGAAGAGGTTTTCGAGGAGGCAATGGATTCCCAAGTGGAGGAGCTGAAGGCTGATTCCTTGGCTGGGAATGTTAGTCCTGAGGAGGCTGTTAAGTCGAGTGCTGATGTGCCTTCGGGGGTGTCTGATGGAAATTCTGGTGTGGAACCTGAGGGTGAGAAGTTTGAGGAGGCAATTGGGACTCCGACTTTGGTTGAGAACAATGGGTTGTTGTCCGCGGATGCAACGGAAGTAGAGGTTCTGTCGAATAGTGGGGATGTTGGGGGTACTGAGGTGGCTAATGTGGAGGATGAGGGAGGGACTGAGGGGGTAGTCACGGCTAATCGTGGGTTTGATGGTACCGGGGAGGAAGATGCCAAGTTAATCACTGAGGCTGTTTccgaggaagaaaagaagaatgttCTGTCTGGTGCTGAAGAAGAAGCAAGTAATATTGTGCATGAGCAGATTGAGAACCTTGAAGCAGTTCCTGATAAGTTGGAAATTGAGGAACCGGGGAGGAcagcagaagaagaaaatccGGTTGAAGGGAACAAGGTGATAGGACTGGGCAACACCGACCTGGGTAAAGAGTTTCTACTGAATGATGATCAGGGTGATCGGTTGAGTGAGGGCAAGCTGGAAGCTGAAGGGATCAAGGTCTCAGGACTCGGCAATGATGACCTGGATAGAGTTTCAAGGGCAGAGATTCCGTCAAATGATGATCAGGATGACTGGTTGAATGAGGGCAAGATGGAGGCCGCAGGTTTATTGGATGCAAATCCGGACCAGCAGGTGAACTTAGATGGAAATTATACCATGGGTCTAGTTGATGAAAAAGCTGCCTTCGAGACAGAAATAAATGGTCACGTGAATGGAGAATCCAGCAGTGCCCCAATCGATCTTGACTTAGGGTCTCGAGGTCTTAATGGCGAAGAACAGAATGATGTTCCGTCTACCTTTGATGCAGAACACCAAGGTCCAGGTGGTGTCAATGGAGATGTGAAAGATGCTTCTGCTGCAACAGGTAACCATGATGAGGAAACGCATGAACAGCACGATGCAGTTTCAGCTGATACGCCTGTAGCTGTGGTGGAAGGGACAGCAACCCTTGAAATTGGTAGCTCAGCTGCTATGGAGGAGTCTTTGGATGAGAAGTCCGAGAAGATTTTAGATGGGGAAACCGTTGTCCTGGCCAAGGAGGAATCGGTTGGATCTCAACCTGCAACTGCTGATGGAAATGTCCATGAAAAGCGTGAGACTCGCGCTTCAGTGGATAAGCTTGAGAAGAAGGATTTAAAAGATGACGAGGTGACTGAACAAGTTCAAAAGGAAAGGGAAATACAGCCTGCTGCAGGGATGACTTCATCATCTACCAAATCAGCAAATCATGCCTCTGCTGCCCCTACTCCTGCTCCTGCCCCAGCCCCTGCACCTGCTCCTGCCGCTGCTCCTGCTCGTCCTGCTGGCCTCGGGCGTGCTGCTCCGCTTCTGGAGCCTGCACCTAGGGCAGCAGCCCAGCAGTCCCGTGTTAATGGAGCTGTTTCTCATATGCAGGCCCAACAGATTGAGGAAGCTGGCAACGGCGAGGCAGAGGAACATGATGAGACTCGTGAGAAGCTCCAAATGATTCGTGTGAAGTTCTTACGACTTGCCCACAGGCTTGGGCAGACTCCCCACAATGTAGTAGTGGCCCAGGTGTTGTATCGGCTAGGCTTAGCGGAGCAGCTCAGAGGAAGAAATGGGGGTCGGGTTGGTGCTTTCAGTTTTGACCGTGCTAGTGCCATGGCTGAGCAACTCGAGGCTTCAGGACAGGAACCTCTTGATTTTTCGTGCACAATCATGGTCCTGGGGAAGACAGGAGTCGGAAAAAGTGCAACAATCAACTCGATATTTGATGAAATGAAATTCAGCACTGATGCTTTTGATATGGGTACCAAGAAGGTTCAGGATGTTGTCGGAACTGTTCAGGGTATAAAGGTTCGAGTCATTGACACACCTGGTCTCCTTCCTTCGTGGACAGATCAACGCCATAATGAGAAGGTCCTGCATTCAGTGAAGAGATTTATTAAGAAAACCCCTCCGGATATTGTGCTTTATCTTGATCGGTTGGACATGCAGAGCAGGGATCTCAGCGACATGCCCCTTCTCCGAACAATTACTGAAATATTTGGGCCCTCAATATGGTTCAATGCAATTGTTGTTCTTACCCACGCTGCATCTGCTCCGCCTGATGGGCCGAATGGTACAGCTTCTAGTTATGAAATGTTCGTCACTCAGCGGTCTCATGTTGTTCAGCAAGCTATACGTCAGGCAGCTGGTGACATGCGGCTGATGAATCCTGTTTCCTTGGTGGAGAACCATTCTGCTTGTAGAACAAACAGAGCTGGACAGAGAGTGCTCCCAAATGGTCAGGTCTGGAAGCCCCACTTGCTGTTGCTTTCCTTTGCATCAAAAATTTTGGCCGAAGCAAACGCTCTCCTGAAGCTCCAAGACAGCCCACCTGGGAAGCCTTTTACAGCTCGGTCTCGAGCGCCTCCTTTGCCTTTCCTACTGTCATCTCTTCTCCAACCCAGGCCCCAGCTGAAGCTGCCTGATGAGCAGTTTGGTGATGAGGACGGGGTAGATGATGACTTGGATGAGTCGTCAGATTCTGAAGAGGAATCCGAATATGACGAGCTGCCACCATTTAAGAGGTTGACGAAGGCCCAGTTGGCAAAGCTTAGTAGAGCCCAAAAGAAGGCATATTTTGACGAGTTGGAATACAGGGAGAAGCTTTTCATGAAAAAACAGTTGAAGGAAGAGAGGAGGCGGAGGaggatgatgaagaagatggcAGCAGCAGCCAAGGATCAGCCAGCCGAGTATGGTGAGAACGTAGAAGAAGAAAGTGGGGGGGCTGCATCTGTGCCGGTGCCCATGCCTGACTTGGCCTTACCTGCATCGTTTGATTCTGATAATCCAACTCACCGGTACCGTTACCTTGATACCTCTAACCAGTGGCTCGTGAGGCCTGTGTTAGAAACTCATGGTTGGGATCATGATGTTGGCTATGAGGGCATTAATGCAGAACGGCTCTTCGTGGTTAAGGACAAGTTACCAATCTCTTTCTCTGGTCAGGTGACAAAGGACAAGAAGGATGCTAACGTTCAGATGGAACTAGCAAGCTCGATAAAGCATGGAGAAGGGAAAGCAACTTCATTAGGGTTTGACATGCAGACAGTGGGGAAAGACCTGGCTTATACTCTTAGAAGTGAGACAAGGTTCAGCAATTACAGGAGGAATAAGGCGGCTGCAGGACTCTCTGTAACGCTGTTAAACGACGCTTTATCAGCGGGTTTTAAGGTCGAGGACAAGTGGATTGTAAATAAATGGTTCCGATTGCTTGTGACTGGTGGGGCAATCATTTCCCGTGGGGATATTGCCTATGGAGGAAGTCTAGATGCAACCCTGAGAGACAAGGACTACCCACTCGGTCGTTCATTGTTTACTTTGGGCCTGTCTGTCATGGACTGGCATGGAGATCTTGCAATAGGTGGGAATATACAGTCGCAGTTTCCAATTGGGCGGTTCACGAATTTGATCGCTCGGGCGAACTTGAATAACAGAGGGGCAGGACAGGTCAGCATCCGGGTAAACAGCTCAGAACAGCTCCAGATTGCTCTGCTGGGCCTCATTCCACTGTTCCAGAAGCTGCTTGATTACCGTCAACAAGTGCAGTTTGGACAATGA